The following proteins are co-located in the Apium graveolens cultivar Ventura chromosome 5, ASM990537v1, whole genome shotgun sequence genome:
- the LOC141660179 gene encoding uncharacterized protein LOC141660179 encodes MAEFRDTVRRYGVLDRRGVQFITNDGRRCQVSCEANCPFYIWCSRDKDSETVTVKTLVDTHLCTKPYNNKMANVKYLCEVFGDRIRKNPQWSCKEMAETIKNELEIEVPRIKVLRLRKMALEGIAESLRQHYARVRDFGQEVLLSNPKNTVKISTTRLNPEDPVKFKRIYVCYYALKAGWKAGCRPVIGLDGCFLKTVCGGQLLSAIWRMELD; translated from the exons ATGGCTGAGTTCAGAGATACTGTTAGGAGATATGGTGTGCTTGATAGAAGAGGGGTCCAATTCATTACTAATGATGGTAGAAGATGTCAAGTGTCTTGTGAGGCAAACTGTCCCTTCTACATTTGGTGCAGTAGGGACAAGGATAGTGAGACTGTAACTGTAAAAACACTGGTTGACACACACTTGTGCACTAAGCCATACAACAACAAAATGGCAAATGTCAAGTATTTGTGTGAAGTTTTTGGGGATAGGATCAGGAAGAACCCTCAATGGTCATGTAAGGAGATGGCTGAAACAATTAAAAATGAACTGGAAATTGAGGTTCCTAGAATTAAAGTGTTGAGGCTAAGAAAAATGGCACTTGAAGGAATTGCTGAGAGTCTTAGGCAACATTATGCTAGAGTGAGGGATTTTGGCCAAGAGGTGTTGTTAAGTAACCCTAAAAATACTGTGAAGATATCAACAACTAGATTGAATCCAGAGGATCCTGTAAAGTTCAAAAGAATCTATGTGTGCTATTATGCTCTCAAGGCTGGTTGGAAAGCAGGCTGTAGACCAGTTATTGGGCTTGATGGATGTTTCTTGAAGACTGTTTGTGGTGGTCAGCTCCTATCTGCT ATCTGGAGGATGGAGCTGGATTAA